Proteins co-encoded in one Xanthomonas campestris pv. badrii genomic window:
- a CDS encoding ExeM/NucH family extracellular endonuclease, translating to MSPRPLVVLGLVGLLAPLLCSAAEGTAQRLSIADVQGEDSRSPYDGRVVDVEGIVTADTRVGLAGLFVQQPGFEPRRSHGLFVTGAGDAQVAVGDRVRIVGTVREVSAGGQASLTSVDASSIERLASGQPVPVRMLSGPPANWEALEGEHVRIAALTLNGSDRLDTYGELIAGFGGRLWQPAEVAAAGTPAFAQVEADNARRRVLLDDGRNGRNPKAVSYLPADAVLRSGSLLKSVDGIVDQRYDGQYRIQVLAPLNLPALPTAVAPQVGGDLRIASFNLENFFNGNGRGGGFPTKRGARTAEQFQAQLTKLVATIVPLRADVAALMELENDGNDGDAAVAQLVAALNAAGTDKDWRFVDTGTGPGDDAIRVGILYRSSQVTPVGKPATLTGGPFDSHSRVPLAQAFRSTRGATFVVVANHFKSKGCGNASGADADQHDGQACWNATRTESAKRLHQWLQTDPTGAQTRLAVLLGDFNAYAMETPMRSLRASGWQDAFAVAGVKQPYSYVFDGMSGRLDHALLSPAMAKQLRGAVEWHINADAMDDAGYAKRNLPGPWRSSDHDPVLLGFSL from the coding sequence ATGTCGCCTCGCCCGCTGGTTGTGCTCGGTCTGGTCGGTCTGCTGGCTCCGCTGCTGTGCAGCGCCGCCGAGGGCACCGCGCAGCGGCTCTCGATTGCCGATGTGCAGGGCGAGGACAGCCGCAGCCCGTACGACGGCCGCGTGGTGGACGTGGAGGGCATCGTCACCGCCGATACGCGCGTCGGGCTGGCCGGCCTGTTCGTGCAGCAGCCCGGCTTCGAGCCGCGGCGCTCGCATGGGCTGTTCGTCACCGGCGCCGGAGATGCGCAGGTGGCGGTGGGCGATCGCGTGCGCATCGTCGGGACAGTGCGCGAAGTGTCGGCCGGTGGCCAGGCCAGCCTGACCAGCGTGGACGCCAGCAGCATCGAGCGGCTCGCCAGCGGCCAGCCGGTGCCGGTGCGCATGCTCAGCGGGCCGCCCGCCAACTGGGAGGCGCTGGAAGGCGAGCATGTCCGCATCGCGGCACTGACGCTCAACGGCAGCGACCGGCTGGACACCTACGGTGAGCTGATTGCCGGCTTCGGCGGGCGGTTGTGGCAGCCGGCCGAGGTGGCTGCAGCCGGCACGCCGGCGTTCGCGCAGGTGGAGGCGGACAACGCGCGTCGCCGGGTGTTGCTGGACGACGGGCGCAACGGACGCAACCCCAAGGCGGTGTCCTACCTGCCCGCCGATGCGGTGCTGCGTAGTGGCAGCCTGCTCAAATCGGTCGATGGCATCGTCGACCAGCGCTACGACGGGCAGTACCGCATCCAGGTGCTGGCGCCGCTGAACCTGCCGGCCCTGCCGACCGCCGTGGCGCCGCAGGTGGGCGGGGACCTGCGCATCGCCTCGTTCAACCTGGAGAACTTCTTCAACGGCAATGGCCGCGGCGGCGGTTTTCCGACCAAGCGCGGCGCCCGCACGGCTGAGCAGTTCCAGGCGCAGCTGACCAAGCTGGTTGCCACTATCGTGCCGTTGCGTGCCGATGTGGCGGCGTTGATGGAGCTGGAAAACGACGGCAACGACGGCGACGCCGCGGTGGCGCAACTGGTGGCCGCGCTCAACGCCGCCGGCACCGACAAGGATTGGCGGTTCGTCGATACCGGCACTGGCCCCGGCGACGATGCGATCCGGGTCGGCATCCTCTACCGCAGCAGCCAGGTCACCCCGGTTGGCAAGCCGGCCACGCTGACCGGCGGGCCGTTCGACAGCCATAGCCGGGTGCCGCTGGCGCAAGCGTTTCGCAGCACCCGCGGGGCGACCTTCGTGGTGGTCGCCAATCACTTCAAATCCAAGGGCTGCGGCAACGCCAGTGGCGCCGATGCCGACCAGCACGACGGCCAGGCCTGCTGGAACGCGACCCGCACCGAATCGGCCAAGCGCCTGCACCAATGGCTGCAAACCGACCCCACCGGCGCGCAGACCCGGCTGGCGGTGCTATTGGGCGACTTCAATGCGTATGCGATGGAAACGCCGATGCGCAGCCTGCGCGCCAGCGGCTGGCAGGACGCGTTTGCAGTGGCCGGGGTGAAGCAGCCCTACAGCTACGTCTTCGATGGCATGAGCGGGCGGCTGGACCATGCCTTGCTCAGCCCGGCAATGGCCAAGCAGCTGCGTGGCGCGGTCGAATGGCATATCAACGCCGACGCGATGGACGACGCCGGTTATGCCAAACGCAATCTGCCTGGTCCGTGGCGCAGCTCCGATCACGATCCGGTGCTGCTGGGGTTTTCGCTGTAG
- a CDS encoding DUF3649 domain-containing protein — translation MSTAAQPLAWFKRPWLGVLSRTLAAIFGGYALASATNLVLALVLPMPRSEAVLTSMLLGIVVCACAPLWAFATASLWRAWAGIVVPAALLFALAAWLQRGAA, via the coding sequence ATGTCGACCGCCGCCCAGCCACTGGCCTGGTTCAAACGCCCCTGGCTGGGCGTGCTGTCGCGTACCCTGGCCGCCATCTTCGGCGGGTATGCGCTGGCCAGCGCCACCAATCTGGTGCTGGCGCTGGTGCTGCCGATGCCGCGCAGCGAGGCGGTGTTGACCAGCATGCTGCTCGGCATCGTGGTGTGCGCGTGCGCGCCGCTGTGGGCATTTGCCACCGCCAGCCTCTGGCGCGCCTGGGCCGGCATCGTGGTGCCGGCCGCGCTGCTGTTTGCGCTGGCCGCGTGGCTGCAACGGGGCGCGGCATGA
- a CDS encoding DUF4198 domain-containing protein — protein sequence MKSFLLSCLALASISLSAQAHEIWIERDGSGPVRIYFGEPAQETLDHGQDEIKRVVKPSVFGTAGKAGALQRGSEYLTAPLSGSGDAWLSDDSVFEPWKGEAGGFETVSYYARAGRATTSAKLDLELVPTTANGNTLTVLYRNKPLPKADVTVIDPQKWQKTLTSDAKGQVTLPTLRAGRHILVVTTKEPVKREIAGKQVTLVHHISTLTFQAD from the coding sequence ATGAAGTCCTTCCTGCTGTCCTGCCTGGCCTTGGCCAGCATCAGTCTGTCCGCCCAGGCCCACGAAATCTGGATCGAGCGCGATGGCAGCGGCCCGGTACGCATCTACTTCGGTGAGCCGGCGCAGGAAACCCTCGACCACGGCCAGGACGAGATCAAGCGCGTGGTCAAGCCGAGCGTGTTCGGCACTGCCGGCAAGGCCGGTGCCCTGCAGCGCGGCAGCGAGTACCTGACCGCGCCGCTGTCCGGCAGCGGCGATGCCTGGCTCAGCGACGACAGCGTGTTCGAACCGTGGAAGGGCGAAGCCGGCGGCTTCGAGACCGTGAGCTACTACGCCCGCGCCGGGCGCGCCACCACCTCGGCCAAGCTGGATCTGGAACTGGTTCCCACCACGGCCAACGGCAACACGCTCACCGTGCTCTATCGCAACAAGCCGTTGCCCAAGGCCGACGTCACCGTGATCGACCCGCAGAAGTGGCAGAAGACGCTGACCTCCGATGCCAAGGGCCAGGTCACGCTGCCCACGCTGCGCGCCGGCCGTCACATCCTGGTGGTCACCACCAAGGAACCGGTGAAGCGCGAGATTGCCGGCAAGCAGGTCACCCTGGTGCACCACATCAGCACCTTGACCTTCCAGGCCGACTAA
- a CDS encoding c-type cytochrome has protein sequence MRNYDLEFLKKFSMVIGLLVVITLGLIALAAYLQRAIPDEVSPTAAKRVQQRIAPAGAVYAGTTGAAAQAAAQAAALAKAASQSAYGGTTDGKTIYDNLCTACHTTGVGKAPTLDHAHWDARIAQGKDTLYKHAIEGYTGPDGGIMPPKGGNPALTEEQVRATVDWMLGNLK, from the coding sequence GTGCGGAATTACGACCTCGAGTTCCTGAAAAAATTCTCGATGGTGATCGGTTTACTGGTAGTGATCACCCTGGGGCTGATCGCCCTGGCAGCTTATTTGCAACGTGCCATCCCCGACGAAGTCTCGCCCACTGCCGCCAAACGCGTGCAGCAACGCATCGCGCCGGCCGGCGCCGTCTACGCGGGCACCACCGGTGCGGCCGCCCAGGCCGCGGCCCAGGCTGCAGCGCTGGCCAAGGCAGCCTCGCAATCCGCCTACGGCGGCACCACCGATGGCAAGACCATCTACGACAACCTCTGCACCGCCTGTCACACCACCGGGGTCGGCAAGGCGCCGACACTGGATCATGCGCACTGGGATGCGCGCATCGCCCAGGGCAAGGACACCTTGTACAAGCACGCGATCGAGGGCTACACCGGCCCGGATGGCGGCATCATGCCGCCCAAGGGCGGCAACCCGGCGCTGACCGAAGAGCAGGTGCGTGCCACCGTCGACTGGATGCTGGGCAATCTGAAATAA
- a CDS encoding MerC family mercury resistance protein: MRAPSSFFDSSAIALSSLCLLHCLALPLLAAALPLLGAWNQAEWVHGVFATAAVPLSGYALWSTHRRHALPTAVWALAGCGLAGLVLGASGLTGEHLETPITVAASLLLASAHLLNLRLRRRHGNCAG; this comes from the coding sequence ATGCGGGCCCCCAGTTCCTTCTTCGACAGCTCGGCCATCGCGCTGTCCAGCCTGTGCCTGCTGCACTGCCTTGCGCTGCCCCTGCTGGCAGCTGCCCTGCCGCTGCTGGGAGCCTGGAACCAGGCCGAATGGGTGCACGGGGTGTTTGCGACGGCAGCCGTGCCCCTGAGCGGCTACGCGTTGTGGAGCACGCATCGGCGCCATGCGCTGCCAACCGCGGTGTGGGCCTTGGCCGGCTGCGGACTGGCCGGCTTGGTGCTGGGCGCCAGTGGTCTGACTGGCGAACACCTGGAAACACCGATCACGGTGGCCGCCAGCCTGCTGCTGGCCAGCGCGCACCTGCTCAACCTGCGGCTGCGCCGTCGCCATGGGAACTGTGCCGGCTAG
- a CDS encoding EamA family transporter yields the protein MHLLLFAVVCSVLVSVVLKLLPRYRLDAAQAITWNYATAALLAWLTLHPSLDALRAPTTPWLALFALAVALPSVFLLLARAVATAGIVRTDLAQRLSLLLSLAAAFTVFGEPVNAWKLAGLGLGLLSIVCILHRPRHRAGADSAPASLGWPWLAGVWMGFALIDLLLKHIAQAGTPSLTSLTLCFALAGVLMLGLQVVRRGGVARLSFRNLLAGVLLGALNFGNILCYVRAHQLLPHSPATVFASMNLGVVIVGALVGKLGFGERIGRGGWVGLLLAAPAIAAIAWGMRLG from the coding sequence ATGCATTTGCTGCTGTTTGCCGTCGTTTGCAGTGTCCTGGTGTCGGTGGTTCTCAAGCTGCTGCCGCGCTATCGCCTGGACGCGGCGCAGGCGATCACCTGGAACTACGCCACCGCCGCGCTGCTGGCGTGGCTGACCCTGCATCCGTCACTGGACGCGCTGCGCGCGCCGACCACGCCCTGGCTGGCACTGTTCGCGTTGGCGGTGGCATTGCCTTCGGTCTTCCTGCTGCTGGCACGCGCGGTCGCCACCGCCGGCATCGTACGTACCGATCTTGCACAACGGCTGTCGCTCCTGCTCTCGCTGGCGGCAGCCTTCACGGTCTTCGGCGAACCGGTCAATGCCTGGAAGCTGGCGGGGCTGGGCCTGGGCCTGCTGTCCATCGTCTGCATCCTGCACCGGCCGCGTCACCGCGCCGGTGCCGATTCAGCGCCGGCCTCGCTCGGCTGGCCATGGCTGGCAGGCGTGTGGATGGGCTTTGCCCTGATCGATCTGCTGCTCAAGCACATCGCGCAGGCCGGTACGCCGTCGTTGACGTCATTGACGCTGTGCTTTGCCCTGGCAGGTGTGCTGATGCTTGGCCTGCAAGTCGTTCGCCGGGGCGGTGTCGCGCGCCTGAGCTTTCGCAACCTGCTCGCCGGCGTGCTCCTTGGCGCGCTCAACTTCGGCAACATCCTGTGTTATGTGCGCGCCCATCAGCTGCTGCCGCACAGCCCGGCCACCGTGTTCGCCAGCATGAACCTGGGTGTGGTCATCGTGGGAGCGCTGGTCGGCAAGCTGGGGTTCGGCGAGCGCATCGGCCGCGGTGGATGGGTAGGACTGTTGCTGGCGGCGCCGGCAATTGCGGCGATCGCCTGGGGGATGCGTTTGGGCTGA
- the xopR gene encoding type III secretion system effector protein XopR, translating into MGRTVAGGAGNCGDRLGDAFGLTKAFGWRDYGSQLAVEGTVALATMQANEPRECVMRLSQLFSGRHRVAPEPHSPNSTDTTLSTPDASPQHPLSHAPKSTAAQGASTSHRGMVASARRSLASLRKQLPLTRMGSATLAAVESPAAHMPAVKPSRTQQMHGRQARVDEHRQPDRTEHVQRPQPQQAPSARQVGRGPLHPARAQQPRGSQRPVDHGMQPPIPPRMRRDEGQPSHSVPTTPRPSQSSLSSPGVQPGRSHSLTHLNRQLDELNRQCSVIQKRLFMEDREATPEEQQILEARAALIARRNEVRDSQLDALLVALAPMEDVYPPQTTTSHLAIVQQDVMQYNRREAFKVRNKSFDRAAMAKNYARAERRLEILQKNGAPKDKVRRLQRMMQGYRNMLALEQIVKSTDDQLESQGKPRLMSSIPTTADQRQKRLEEERNRHQEQLDNGYL; encoded by the coding sequence ATGGGTAGGACTGTTGCTGGCGGCGCCGGCAATTGCGGCGATCGCCTGGGGGATGCGTTTGGGCTGACGAAGGCATTCGGCTGGCGCGACTACGGTTCGCAACTCGCCGTTGAGGGCACGGTAGCGCTGGCTACCATGCAGGCAAATGAGCCGAGGGAGTGTGTGATGCGCCTAAGTCAGTTATTTAGCGGCCGCCATCGCGTTGCGCCGGAACCGCACAGCCCCAACTCGACAGATACGACGCTTTCGACTCCAGACGCCTCACCGCAGCACCCGCTGTCTCACGCCCCCAAGTCCACGGCAGCCCAGGGAGCGTCGACATCCCATCGCGGCATGGTCGCCTCGGCGCGTCGATCGCTGGCATCGTTGCGCAAGCAGCTGCCGTTGACGCGCATGGGCTCTGCGACCCTTGCAGCAGTGGAGAGCCCAGCTGCGCACATGCCAGCCGTGAAGCCCTCTCGCACGCAGCAGATGCACGGGCGGCAAGCCCGCGTCGATGAGCATCGCCAGCCGGACAGAACAGAGCATGTGCAGCGACCGCAACCGCAGCAGGCGCCGTCCGCACGACAGGTTGGGCGGGGTCCGCTCCATCCCGCGCGTGCGCAGCAACCGCGCGGGTCACAACGCCCCGTCGATCATGGAATGCAGCCGCCTATCCCTCCAAGAATGCGCCGGGATGAGGGCCAGCCATCGCATTCGGTGCCGACCACGCCCCGGCCCTCACAATCGTCGCTGTCATCTCCAGGTGTACAGCCCGGGCGGAGTCACTCGTTGACCCACCTGAATCGGCAGCTGGACGAGTTGAACAGGCAGTGCAGCGTTATTCAAAAGCGGCTGTTCATGGAGGACCGCGAGGCAACTCCCGAGGAGCAGCAAATACTCGAGGCCCGTGCTGCCCTGATCGCCCGGCGCAACGAGGTCCGCGATAGTCAGCTGGACGCACTGCTGGTCGCACTAGCGCCCATGGAAGACGTCTACCCACCGCAGACCACAACCAGCCATCTGGCCATCGTCCAGCAGGACGTCATGCAGTACAACCGGCGCGAAGCGTTCAAGGTACGGAACAAGTCCTTCGACAGAGCCGCCATGGCCAAGAACTACGCACGCGCGGAACGGCGCCTGGAAATCCTGCAGAAAAACGGCGCACCCAAAGACAAGGTACGACGCCTGCAACGCATGATGCAGGGCTACCGGAACATGCTTGCGCTGGAGCAGATCGTCAAAAGCACCGACGATCAGTTGGAAAGCCAGGGAAAGCCGCGGCTGATGTCCAGCATCCCCACCACTGCCGACCAGCGTCAAAAGCGACTGGAAGAGGAAAGAAATCGCCACCAAGAGCAACTCGACAACGGTTACCTCTGA
- a CDS encoding GTP-binding protein: protein MSPSSVRDSRLPVTVLSGFLGAGKTTLLNRILHNRHGLRVAVIVNDMSEINIDAQLVRDGGAALRRTEETLVEFSNGCICCTLRDDLLQEVRRLAEHGRYDYLLIESTGIAEPMPVAATFAVRDADGFSLSDIARLDTMVTVVDGSGFLRDFGSASTLAELGQQAGPDDTRGLVQLLGEQVEFADVLVISKCDRIDAAQRQRLRAVLRALNRQAQIVEATHGDVPLHHLLDTGRFDFTRAQLAPGWMQELRGQHTPETEEYGISSFVYRARRPFHPQRFARMVHSGLPQVIRSKGFFWLASRMDWVGELSSVGGATQTNAAGFWFAARHRVDAQLQGQPVAIGMTPLPYTDIGWQRQQIQCWTAPLPQPHEVGDAGEYAAMQRLWHPLWGDRRQELAVIGVEMDAPRTRAALDACLLNDQELRQGPAHWQSLDDPFPQWQR, encoded by the coding sequence ATGTCCCCGTCTTCCGTCCGCGATTCGCGTCTTCCCGTTACCGTGCTGTCCGGCTTTCTGGGTGCCGGCAAGACCACCTTGCTCAACCGCATCCTGCACAACCGCCACGGGTTGCGGGTGGCGGTGATCGTCAACGACATGAGCGAGATCAATATCGATGCGCAGCTGGTGCGCGACGGTGGCGCGGCGCTGCGCCGCACTGAAGAGACGCTGGTGGAATTCAGCAATGGCTGCATCTGCTGCACGCTGCGCGACGATCTGCTGCAAGAGGTGCGACGCCTGGCCGAGCACGGCCGCTACGACTACCTGCTGATCGAATCGACCGGCATCGCCGAGCCGATGCCGGTGGCAGCCACCTTTGCGGTGCGCGATGCCGATGGCTTCAGCCTGTCGGACATTGCCCGTCTCGACACCATGGTGACCGTGGTCGATGGCAGCGGTTTCCTGCGCGATTTCGGGTCGGCGTCCACACTGGCCGAGCTGGGCCAGCAAGCCGGCCCGGACGACACGCGCGGGCTGGTGCAACTGCTGGGCGAGCAGGTGGAGTTTGCCGACGTGCTGGTGATCAGCAAGTGCGATCGCATCGATGCGGCGCAGCGCCAGCGCCTGCGCGCGGTGCTGCGTGCGCTCAACCGCCAGGCGCAGATCGTGGAAGCGACCCACGGCGACGTGCCGCTGCACCACCTGCTCGATACCGGCAGGTTCGACTTCACCCGTGCGCAGCTGGCGCCGGGATGGATGCAGGAACTGCGCGGCCAGCACACGCCGGAAACAGAGGAATACGGCATCAGCAGCTTCGTGTACCGCGCACGCCGCCCGTTTCATCCCCAGCGCTTCGCGCGCATGGTGCACAGCGGTCTGCCGCAGGTGATTCGCAGCAAGGGCTTTTTCTGGCTGGCCAGCCGCATGGACTGGGTCGGCGAGCTGTCCAGCGTGGGCGGCGCCACCCAGACCAATGCGGCCGGGTTCTGGTTTGCTGCGCGCCACCGCGTGGATGCGCAGCTGCAAGGTCAGCCCGTGGCGATCGGCATGACGCCGCTGCCGTATACCGATATCGGCTGGCAGCGGCAGCAGATCCAGTGCTGGACCGCACCGCTGCCACAGCCGCATGAAGTCGGCGATGCCGGCGAGTACGCCGCCATGCAGCGGCTGTGGCATCCCCTGTGGGGAGATCGCCGCCAGGAGCTGGCGGTGATCGGTGTGGAGATGGATGCGCCACGCACACGCGCGGCGCTGGATGCCTGCCTGCTCAACGACCAGGAACTGCGCCAGGGCCCGGCGCACTGGCAATCGCTGGACGACCCGTTTCCGCAGTGGCAGCGCTGA
- a CDS encoding PepSY-associated TM helix domain-containing protein — translation MKQGFRQSMAWLHTWTGLLVGWVLLLIFMGGTASYYRDEISRWMRPELPTTTVSPATALRSAEHYLQTHAADALSWNITLPDARTPVVSMYWQNPAPTDGTPAGRRQPYGTAIIDPATGTEIAARDTLGGEFFYRLHFDLHYVPVLWARYIVGFCAMFMLVAIISGVITHKKIFKDFFTFRPGKGLRSWLDFHNVSAVTALPYHAMITYTGIVTLMFMYLPWGIKARYGGDEMRFYDESANRVADTRQAAGTPARMLPLEQFAERARRDLRGAQIGNVAVSLPNDAHAAVGVGQVAARLSNDAPSILYDGISGQRLQRSGAPGGASETRGVMVGLHIAHFAGPWLRALFFGSGLLGCLMVASGVVMWAVKERPRHLKAGRIGAGLRLVDALNIGTVAGLPIAFASFFWANRLLPMALDGRAAMEAHVFFAAWATALLAAFVWPRRAMWSWQLYVGAALLALIPLLNAVTTDVHLGVTVPAGQWALAGVDLVCLGLGVCLGIAGWRLQHWTAPQSAAARRQRAAVAPAAQSDVPVQEGA, via the coding sequence ATGAAACAGGGGTTCCGCCAGTCGATGGCCTGGCTGCACACCTGGACCGGCCTGCTGGTCGGTTGGGTGCTGCTGTTGATCTTCATGGGCGGCACCGCCAGCTATTACCGCGACGAAATCAGCCGCTGGATGCGCCCGGAGCTGCCCACCACCACGGTGAGCCCCGCCACCGCACTGCGCAGTGCCGAGCACTACCTGCAGACCCATGCAGCCGACGCGCTGAGCTGGAACATCACCTTGCCGGATGCACGCACGCCAGTGGTGAGCATGTACTGGCAAAATCCTGCGCCCACCGACGGCACACCGGCCGGGCGCCGGCAGCCGTACGGCACCGCCATCATCGACCCGGCCACCGGCACGGAGATCGCCGCGCGCGACACGCTGGGCGGCGAGTTCTTCTACCGGCTGCATTTCGACCTGCATTACGTGCCGGTGCTGTGGGCGCGCTACATCGTCGGGTTCTGCGCGATGTTCATGCTGGTGGCCATCATCAGCGGGGTGATCACCCACAAGAAGATCTTCAAGGACTTCTTCACCTTTCGCCCGGGCAAGGGCCTGCGCTCGTGGCTGGATTTCCATAACGTCAGCGCGGTGACCGCGTTGCCGTACCACGCGATGATCACCTATACCGGCATCGTGACCTTGATGTTCATGTACCTGCCGTGGGGCATCAAGGCACGCTACGGCGGCGATGAAATGCGCTTCTACGACGAGTCGGCCAACCGCGTGGCCGATACGCGCCAGGCGGCCGGCACGCCGGCGCGCATGCTGCCGCTGGAGCAGTTCGCAGAGCGCGCGCGCCGCGACCTGCGCGGCGCGCAGATCGGCAACGTGGCGGTGTCGCTTCCCAACGATGCGCATGCCGCGGTCGGCGTCGGCCAGGTGGCCGCCAGGCTCTCCAACGACGCGCCCTCCATCCTGTACGACGGCATCAGCGGCCAACGCCTGCAACGTAGCGGCGCGCCCGGTGGTGCGAGCGAGACGCGCGGGGTGATGGTGGGCCTGCATATCGCCCACTTCGCCGGCCCATGGCTGCGCGCGTTGTTCTTCGGCTCGGGCCTGCTGGGCTGCCTGATGGTGGCCAGCGGCGTGGTGATGTGGGCGGTGAAGGAACGCCCCAGGCATCTGAAGGCCGGGCGGATCGGAGCCGGCTTGCGGTTGGTGGATGCGCTCAATATCGGCACCGTGGCCGGCCTGCCGATTGCCTTCGCCAGTTTCTTCTGGGCCAACCGGCTGCTGCCGATGGCGCTGGACGGGCGCGCGGCGATGGAGGCGCATGTGTTCTTCGCCGCCTGGGCAACGGCGTTGCTGGCGGCCTTCGTGTGGCCGCGACGGGCGATGTGGAGCTGGCAGCTGTATGTGGGCGCAGCGCTCCTGGCGCTGATCCCGCTTCTCAATGCCGTGACCACCGATGTCCACCTGGGCGTGACCGTGCCGGCCGGGCAATGGGCGCTGGCCGGGGTCGACCTGGTCTGCCTGGGCCTGGGCGTGTGCCTGGGCATTGCCGGCTGGCGCCTGCAGCACTGGACCGCGCCGCAGTCGGCCGCCGCACGCCGCCAGCGCGCGGCCGTGGCACCTGCCGCGCAGAGCGACGTGCCGGTGCAGGAAGGCGCATGA